The Gemmatimonadota bacterium DH-78 region TCCATCCCGACGTCACCCGCCGTCCCTGGGCCCTTCGACTCACCGAGGAATTTCGCTCGGGCGCCTGCCACGCCGGTCGCTACGAGGGCTCCATCGTGATGGCCGCGCGGCCCGATCTCGTGCGGCGGGAGCGGGCGCGGGAGCTGCCGGCGAACCCCGCTTCGTTGAGCGTGGCGATTCGCGACGGGATCGACAGCTTCGAGGGTGCGGGCGGCCCGCAGGCCTACTTCGGCGCGCCGGCCGAGGCCACCGCCGACGAGGGGGTCGAGACGATCGCCACGCTGGGAGCGATCCTCTTCGACGCCGTGGTCGAGCACCTCTCCGGAGCGCCGACATGACGCTGCGCGACCGCACCGCGGTGGTGACCGGCGGAAGCAGCGGCATCGGGGCGGAGTGCGCGCGGGCCCTCGCCCGCGAGGGAGCGGCGGTGGTCGTGGCCGGTCGCTCGCTCGGGCCTCTCGAAGCGGTGGTGGCGGAGATCGGAGCCTCCGGAGGGCGGGCGATGGCCGTGCGCTGCGACGTGTCCGACGAGGAGAGCGTGTCCGCCCTCGCCGAGGCCGCGCGCGACGCGATGGGGCCCGTCGACATCCTGGTGAACAGTGCCGGTATCTCGCCCTCGGCGCCGCTGCATCGCACCTCGGTCGCGGTGTGGAACCAGGTGATGGCGGTGAACGCCACCGGCGTGTTTCTCTGCACCCGGGCGTTCGCCGGCGCGATGGCGGAGGCGGGGTGGGGTCGCGTGGTGAACGTGGCCTCGGTGGCCGGGCTCACCGGGGGTCGCTACATCGCCGCCTACGCGGCCTCGAAGCACGCCGTGGTCGGGTTCACACGCTCGATCGCGGAGGAGCTGGCGCCGCGTGGCGTGACGGTCAACGCCGTCTGCCCGGGATTCGTCGACACGCCGATGACCGACCGGTCGGTGGAGCGGATCGCGGACACCACGAGCCTCGATGCCGAAAGCGCGCGCGAGGCCCTGCTCGCCACCTCGCCCCAGCACCGGTTGATCACGGTGGAGGAATGCGCGGGCGCGGTGATGTATCTGTGCGGCGAGGCCGCCCGCGGGGTGACCGGCCAGACCCTCGTGATCGACGGAGGAGCACTGCGCGCATGACCTGGGAGATCATCAATCCCGAGGCGCTCGGCGCCCCTCGCGGCTGGAACAACGGCATGCTGGCCCCGGCGGGCGGCCGCGTGCTCTTCGTGGCCGGCCAGGTGGCCTCCGACGCGACCGGCCGCATCGTCACGGACGACTTCGCCGAGCAGTTCGGGGTGGCCCTGGCGAACTGCGTGACCGTGGTGCGGGCCGCGGGCGGGAGCGCCGCCGACATCGGCCGCCTCACGATCTACGTGACCGACATGGAGGCCTACAGGAACGGCCTGAAGGACCTCGGCCCCCACTACCGCGACGCCATGGGTCGCCACTACCCCGCGATGGCGCTGGTTGAGGTGGCGGGGCTGGTCGATCCGGCCGCCAGGGTCGAGATCGAGGCCACCGCGGTGCTCGCCCCGAGTGACGACTGACCGAACGATCCGCCCACCCGACAACCCGAGCAGTGCACCCATGGCCATCGAGCCCACCTCCTTCCTGTACGAGCACGATCGCGACACCCAGGTGGTGACGATCACCCTGAACCGCCCGGACCGGCTGAACGCCCTCACCTTCGAGGTCTACGACGAGCTGCGCCGCACCTTCTACGCCCTCGACCGGGAACCGGGGGTGCGCGCGATCGTGATCACGGGAGCCGGTCGCGCCTTCTGCTCGGGCGGCGACGTGGAAGACATCATCGGCGCCCTCTTCGAGCGCGACCCCGAGGGTCTGCTCGACTTCACCCGCATGACCTGCGACCTGATCCGCGCGATCCGCCTGTGCCGGCGCCCGGTGATCGGGGCGCTCAACGGGACCGTGGCGGGGGCCGGGGCGGTGATCGCCACCGCCTGCGACATCCGGATCGCGGCGGAGTCGGCCAGGATCGCCTACCTCTTCACCCGCGTGGGCCTGTCGGGGGCCGACATGGGGGTGGCCTGGCTGCTGCCGCGCATCGTCGGCCTGGCCAAGGCGAGCGAACTGCTCATGACGGGCGCCTTCATCGGCGCCGACGAGGCCCACCGGCTCGGCCTCTACAATCACGTGGTGCCCGACGGCGAGGCGCTCGCGGAAGCCACCGCCATGGCGCGGAAGCTGGCCCGTGGCCCCTCCTACGCGATCGAGATGACGAAAGACGCCCTCAACCGCGAGGCGTCGATGGATCTGCTGTCGGCCCTCGAAAACGAGGCGCAGGTGCAGGCCGTGTGCATGCTCAACCCCAACTTCCGGGAGTCGTACGAGGCCTTCGTCGAGAAACGGGAGCCGAGGTTCGTCTGATGCCCGATCTCGCGACCATCGCGGCCTTTCTCGATCCGCACCACGGAGAATGGGCCGCCCGCGTGGCCGACTTCGCCGACACCCGCCTACGCCCGCGGCCGCGCGCGCGCGACGATGACGACGGCCGTCGCGAGGCGGTGGAGCTGGTGCGGCTCATGGGCGACGCCGGTCTCTAT contains the following coding sequences:
- a CDS encoding RidA family protein, with translation MTWEIINPEALGAPRGWNNGMLAPAGGRVLFVAGQVASDATGRIVTDDFAEQFGVALANCVTVVRAAGGSAADIGRLTIYVTDMEAYRNGLKDLGPHYRDAMGRHYPAMALVEVAGLVDPAARVEIEATAVLAPSDD
- a CDS encoding SDR family NAD(P)-dependent oxidoreductase codes for the protein MTLRDRTAVVTGGSSGIGAECARALAREGAAVVVAGRSLGPLEAVVAEIGASGGRAMAVRCDVSDEESVSALAEAARDAMGPVDILVNSAGISPSAPLHRTSVAVWNQVMAVNATGVFLCTRAFAGAMAEAGWGRVVNVASVAGLTGGRYIAAYAASKHAVVGFTRSIAEELAPRGVTVNAVCPGFVDTPMTDRSVERIADTTSLDAESAREALLATSPQHRLITVEECAGAVMYLCGEAARGVTGQTLVIDGGALRA
- a CDS encoding enoyl-CoA hydratase family protein; the encoded protein is MAIEPTSFLYEHDRDTQVVTITLNRPDRLNALTFEVYDELRRTFYALDREPGVRAIVITGAGRAFCSGGDVEDIIGALFERDPEGLLDFTRMTCDLIRAIRLCRRPVIGALNGTVAGAGAVIATACDIRIAAESARIAYLFTRVGLSGADMGVAWLLPRIVGLAKASELLMTGAFIGADEAHRLGLYNHVVPDGEALAEATAMARKLARGPSYAIEMTKDALNREASMDLLSALENEAQVQAVCMLNPNFRESYEAFVEKREPRFV